GTCGCGTCGTCGCGGGTCCTGAGCAAGCCCGCCCCCGACCCGGGCGCGGTGGTCGCCGTGCTCACCGGCCGCACGGGCATGTCCCTCATCGTCGACGCGCTCGGCGGCGCGGTGACCGACGTAGGCGTGCAGCAGACGGCCTTTCCGCACCGCACCGCCTTTGCCACCGCACAGATCTACGCGACCGCGTCGGCCGCGTCCGAGGCCGAGGTGACCCGCAGCGTCGCCGAAGTCGTGGCCGGGCTCGGGAAGTTGGGAATGAGCGGCGGCTACGTGAACTACATCGACCCGGCGCTGCCCGAATGGCCGAGGTCCTACTACGGCCCGAATCTGGAACGTCTGCGTTCGGTCGCGCACGACTACGACCCGAACCGGGTCTTCGACTTCGCGCAGAGCCTGTCGAGGGCGTAGGGGCCCCGTTTCGGCCCCTCGTCAGCCCGACGTAGCACCGTCGTGAGCGCCGGCGACCGCAACGGTCGTGCCTTCCGCGGACATTCACCTCCGAACGACTTGTGGCCTGAGTCACTCCGTGGCTAAGCTCCGGCACGTTTCGGGCACATTTCCTCCGCAAGTTGACCTAATCGGTGAGCCGATCTTCACGATCTGCCCACATAGACGTGAGGTGGCTCGCATGGAACGGCGATCAACGGCGTCCCCGTCGGGGCACTTACCGTCCGGATTGTCCTCCGGCTCGGCGGCCGATATGCCCTCGGCCTTTGGTCGTACCCGGTGACGTCGTCCGCCGCGGGGGCCGCCGCGTCCGCCGTACCGCTGCCCGGCGCCCGCCGCGACGTCCGGCTGTTCTGGTGGGCCGGCACGTGCGATGCGCTGGGCAGTCAGGTGTCCGGGCTCGTACTGCCGTTGCTGCTGCTGAGTCTGGGCTGGTCCCCGGCCGAGGTGGGGGTCGTCGCCGGGCTGTCCGCGGCCGCCACGCTGCTGCTGGGGCCGCTCGCCGCGGTGCCCGCCGACCGCGGGGCGCGCAAGAGCGTGATGGTGGGTGCCGCGGTGGTGTCCGCGCTCGCGATGGCCTGCGTCGCGGTGACCGTGGGACGGGAAACGGTGCTGCCGGCCGTGCTGCTGACCGCCGTCCTCGTCGAGCGGTGTGCGACCTCGTGCTACGAGGCGGCCTCGCTCGGGACCGTCGCCCTGGTGAGTCCTCCCGGGGAGCACCGGCGCGTGCTGTCCCGATTACAGGCGGGAGAGCGCGGCGCGCTGGTTCTCGGGCCGGCGCTGGGCGGACTGCTCTTCCACACCGGCCGGTGGCTGCCGTTCCTCGCGGACGCGCTCTCGTACGCCGTCGCGGCCGGCTGTATCCGTGCCATGCGCGCGGATCTCGCCCCGGCCCGGGAACACGGGTCACCGGCCGGCACCCCGCGCCGCGGACCGCGAGCACTGGCGGCCGAGGCCGGGGCGGGCGTGGCGGTGATCCGCCGCGATCCCTTCCTGCGGCTGGCGTTCGTCTGGCTCACGGCCGTCAACGCCCTGCTCGTCGCGCTGTATTACACGACGGTCTTCGCGTTGCAGGGCGGCGGCCGGGGTGCGGCCGCGCTGGGGCTGGTGCTCGCGCTCGCCGGGGCGGCCGGCCTCGGTGGCGCGCTGCTCGCGCCCGCACTGGCCGGCCGGCACTCCGCACGGCGCGTACTGGTGCCGGTGTCGTGGCTGCTGGTGCCACCCGCCGCCGCCCTGGCCACGGCCCGGGAGGGCTGGCAGTTCGGGCTGCTCTTCGGCCTGCTGTGCGTGCTGACGCCACTGGCCACCGTGGCGCTGCAGGCCCGGGTCATCCAGGTCACCCCGCCGGCGCTGCAGGCCCGCACCGGCACCGTGCTGGCCACGGCGGCGGGGGCGGGGGCGGCCCTGGCGCCGGCCCTCGCCGGGCTGGCCGCCGACCGGGCCGGCGCCGCCGTCACCTTCACCGGCTGCGCCCTGCTGCTGGCGGTGCTCGCGCTGTACGCGACCTGCACGGCACCGGGTCTCCCCCGCGCCGACGCCGAGGGGGCCGCATGAGCGCCGGCGATTTCCGGGTCTACCAGCCGGCGCTGCCCGAGGTCTGCCCGCGCGAGCCGCTGCGGATGGTCCTGGCCGCGGACGCGGACGGCCGCTGCGAGATCTTCACCTGGCAGGCCGCCACCGGCACCGCGCGCCGGGTCACCGACAGCCGCGACGGAACGCTGCACTGCGCCATCGACGCCGACGCCCGGGTGTGGTGGTTCGCGGAGGACCGCAACGGCCTCGGGCAGTGGTACTTCGAGGAGTTCGAGGGCGGCGGGCCCCGGCGTCCCGGCCTGACCGGTCTGCGCCCGGGCCTCCCCCACGGGCTCGCCGTCAGCGACGCCGGGACGGTGGCCATCGGCCTCGGTGACGGCCGCGGCACGACCGTCCACATCGGGACACCGGGCGGGCCGGCACGACCGGTGGCGACCGTCGACGGCCCTGCGCTGCTGGCGGGCATCTCGCCCTCGGGCGGGCTGCTGGCCCTGTCCGGGCCGGCCGGTTCCGAGCGCGCGGTCACCCTGCTGACCCGCACGGGGGCACCCCTCGACCGGCTCTCCGGACGGCACGGCCGGCTGTGGGCGCTGGGCTTCGCACCGTCGACGGCGGGCACGGAACTGCTGCTCGTGCAGGAGTGCGGGCCGGAGTCCACGGCGCCCCACGAGCAGCGGGATGGGCGGCAGCGCACGGCCGGCGACACCCTCAACAGCCGCTACCGGCTGGCCAGTTGGCGGCCCGGAAACGGTCTGCAACCGCACGACTGGTGCTGCTTCGACACCGAGATCACCGCTCGCTGGTATCCCGAGGGGCGGCGGGTCCTCATCCGTCAGGACCGGCACGGGCGCTCCACGCTCGTCACCGCCGACCTCGACCGGCGCACCCTGACCCCGGTGCCCACGCCGCCGGGCACCGTGCTCGACGCCGCCCCGCACCCGGGCGACGACGTGCACTACCTCTGGACCGACACCGCCACCCCGCCCCGGATGCGCTCCACCGCCGGCACCCGGCTGCCGGCCCTCGCCACGCTGCCCGGCCGCGCGCCCGGCCGGCACGGCGAGCTGTGGACCGACGGCCCGGACGGGCCCGTGCACACCCTGCTCAGCCGGCCGGAGTCCGGGTCCGGCGGGTGTCCCCCGCTGGTGTTCCTCGTCCACGGCGGGCCCGCCGACCACGCCCGCGACGCCTACGACCCGGAGGTGCACTCCCTGGTCGCGTCCGGATTCGCGGTCGCGCGGGTCAACTACCGCGGTTCGACCGGCTACGGCCCCCGCTGGCGGGCCGCGTTCGGCGAGGGCGTCGGGCTGACCCAGGTCGCCGACCTCGTCGCGGTCCGTGCCGATCTGCTGCGCCGCGGCCTGGCCCGCGAGGACGCCATCGGTCTGTGGGGCACCTCCTGGGGCGGCTACCTGACCCTGCTGGCGCTCGGCACCCGGCCCGGCCTGTGGCAGGCGGGCGTCGCGGTCAAACCGGTCGCGGACTGCGCGGCGGCGCACCGCAGCGGCACCCCCGCACTGCGGGCCCTGGACGAGCGGCTGTTCGGCGGCACGCCCGAGACGGTGCCCGAACGCTACGCGCGGAGCTCGCCACTCCACTACGCCGCCGCGGTACGCGCCCCGCTGCTGGTCGCCGCCGCCACCCTCGACGCCAAATGCCCGCCGGGACAGGTACGCAGCTATCTCACCGCCCTGCGGGAGGCCGGCGTCGCGCACGAGTCGCTGTGGCTGGAGACCGGCCACGACGGCTACACCGGCGCCCACCACATGACCGTACTGACCCGCGCCGTGCGGTTCCTGGACCGGCACCTGCGCCGCTCCGGCACGGCCCACCGAGCTCCCCGCCCCTCCGTGGGCGGGGTCCCCGGGGAAACCGGCACGTCCGGTGCCCCCGGATCGCGAGGCCCGATTCCCGATGCCGTACACCGGCAGAACAGGAGAAGCAGCCATGCAGAAGGACATCATCCACAACGACCCGCTCGCGGGTGACGAGGAGAACCGCAAGCCGGGCATCGGCATCACGGTGACCGTGCCGTTCCGCACCGCGGAGGACACCGAGGAGGAGTGACCCTCCCCGGCCGGCCCGGTACGCCACCGGGCCGGCCGGCCGCCCGTCGTCACCCGCCCGACGCCCGCGGGGACGCGTGGCGGCCGCCCCTTGCCATCCGCCGCCGTACGAGGAGCCGTCATGCGCGTTCTGCTGGTCAACATGCCCTGGTCCCCGATCGATCTGCCGTCCCTCGCACTCGGCATCCTCCGGCGGAGCGTCGACGAGCGCACCTCCGGCCGGGCCGACGTGCTGCACGCCAATCTGGAGTTCACCGACTGGATCACCCGGCGCACCGCGTTCACCGGTGACGACTACCAGTTCTACGCGCTGTCCTCGTACTTCATGGGGTGCGGCGACTGGGTGTTCTCCTCCGCCCTCTACGACGATCCCGAGTGGCGCGTACCGGAGTTCAACGCGTCGATGCGCGGCAAGCTCAAGGACGCGCGGCTGCGGATGTCGCACGAACTGCACCGGGTGGTACCGGAGTTCGTGCAGGAGATCGCCGAGCGGATCGTCGCGGCCGGTCCCGACGTCGTCGGCTTCACCTCCACCTTCCAGCAGAACACCGCCGCGCTCGCCGCCGCCAAGTACGTCAAACGCCTCGCCCCGCACATCCGGACGGTCATGGGCGGGGCGAACTGCGACGCCGAGCAGGGCGCCGCGACGCACCGCAACTTCCCCTTCGTGGACTTCGTGGTCCGTGGCGAGGGCGAGGCCGCCTTCCCGCAGCTGCTGACCGCGCTCGACGAGGACACCGAGCTGTCCGCCGTCCCCGGTCTGTGCCACCGCGGCGCGGACGGATCGAGCATCGCCAACCCGATGAGCACCAGCCCGCTGCCGCCCGTCGCCATCCTGCCGCCCGACTACGGCGGCTACTTCGAGCGGCTGGCGTCGTCCGTCGCCCGCAACTGGGTGGAGCCCAAGCTCGTCGTCGAGGGCGCGCGCGGCTGCTGGTGGGGGGAGAAGCACCACTGCACGTTCTGCGGCCTCAACGGCTCCTTCATGCAGTTCCGCAGCAAGAGCCCCGACACCTTCTACAAGGAGATCATGGACCTGGCACGCCGCCACCGCGTGCTGGACATGTACGTCGTCGACAACATCCTCGACATGGGCTATCTGCACTCCGTGCTGCCCCGCATCATCGACAGCGGCTACGACCTGCGGATGCACATCGAGATCAAGGCGAACATGCGCCGGCCCCAGCTGCGCACCCTCGCCGAGGCCGGGATGATCTACGTCCAGCCGGGCATCGAGAGCCTGAACAGCCGGGTGCTCGACCTGATGGACAAGGGCGTCAGCGGCTGCCAGAACGTCCGCATGCTCAGGGACGGAGCCGAGACCGGGCTGTCCGTCTCCTGGAACTACCTGCACGGCTTCCCCGGGGAGACCGCCGCCGACTACGAGCCGGTCATCGCGCAGATACCGGCGCTGGAACACCTCAACCCGCCGGTCGACCTGTCGGCCCGCATCGCGATCGAGCGTTTCAGTCCGTACTTCAACCGGCCCGAGCTCGGGTTCACCGGCCTGCGCCCCGAGGAGCACTACCGCTTCACCTACGACCTGCCGGAGTCCGAACTGCTGGACCTGGCCTACGTCTTCGAGGCTCCCGAGCGCGGCATCGGCGAGCCGACCGTCACCGCCCTCAACGACGCCCTCGGCGCGTGGAAGAAACGCCATGCGGACAGCAGGCTCACGCACGCCGACCTCGGCGACCGCATCGTCCTGGTCAGCCGGCGGCACGCCTTCGACTGGAACGTCATGGAACTCACCCGCCCCACGGACATCGAGACCTTCCGGCTCCTCGACCAGCCGCACACCCCCGCCGCGCTCACCCGCAAACTCGCCGCGCGGCTGCCGGAGCACGCCCTCGACGCCGCCGCCGTCCACGTCCTCCTCCAGCACTGGGTGACGCTCGGCCTGGTCTTCACCGACAACGGCCAGTACGTCCATGTGGCGCCCGCCGCCGTCAACGAGGACCTGCTGCGCCTCGACTTCATGCGCCACACCCACGCGGCGGCTGCGCCGGCGGACCAGCCGGACGCGGCGGACCGCCCCGTCGCAGCCCACGCCTGAGCACCCACCCGGCCCGGAGAGGAGACCCCCATGCCCCCTACCACCACCGCCCCCGCCCGAGGCGCGCTCACGCTCAGCGCATGGCGCGACTACGACGAGGACGCCTGCGCGCTGCCCGGCATGGGCCTGGGCGCGGTCGAACTGACCGGCCCGCCGGAGAAGTACGCCACCCGGCTGTGGGAACTCGGGGCGCGCCGCGTCCGGCTCACCGACCCGATCGACCTCACCGCGGTGGGCGACCCGGACGCCGCCGCGCACGCCGTCCGGCGCCTGTGCCTCGTACGCGATCTGACCGCGCACGCCGTCGTGGTGGAGTGGCAGCTGCGGCTGCCGCCGACGCCAGACGACGGCTGGCGCGACCTCAGCCACCTGCAGCCGCCGCTGACGCTGGCCGGCCCCGCCGACCCGGCGGCCGCCCTGACGCGGTGGCGCACCGAGCACTACCTCTGCAAGTGCCTGTGGCGCCAGGGACCCGGCTTCGTGCAGATCCGCGACCGCCGCTGGGGCGAGCTGCGCCGCTTCACCGCGGACGAGCCGGCCTACCACGAGGCGATCGGCCGGCTGGCGTACGGCGCCCCGCCGTCGGCCGTGCCGGAGGCGATCGCCGCCGACTTCCTGCAGGAGCGGCTGATCGCCCGTACCGGCCCGCTGCTGTGGTGGCTGCCGTACCGAGTGCATCGCTGGATCCAGGAGGCGATGGCCATCTGACCGCGCGCGGGTCACACCGCCGGGCGCCGGCCCGGCGGCCGGCCGCTATGCGCGGCGGTTGTGGGTGCCGGGCGTGTAGCCGTACGCGCGGCGGAAGACGTCGATGAAGGCGCTGGTGGAGGACCAGCCGCAGCGGTGGGCGACCACGGTGACGGGGAGGTCGTCGGCCAGCATCTTCAGGGCGTGGTACAGGCGCAGTTGGGTGCGCCACTGGGGAAACGTCATGCCGAATTCGGAGCGGAAGAGGCGGCTGAGGGTGCGCTCCCCGGTGTGCGTGCGGGCGCCGAACTCGGCGAGCGTGCCGGGGTCGGCGGGGTCGGTGTGCAGGAGCGCGCAGACGGCGGCGAGCCGCGGGTCGGTCGCCGTGGGCAGCTGTACGGGCTCGTGCGGTGACGCGCGGAGCTGGTCCATGAGCACCGCGCGCAGCCGGCGGCGTGCGGGGCCCGTGCCGGTGGGGTCGCGGGTGTAGGCGAGGATCAGCTCGCGCAGCAGGGGGCTGACGGCGAGGACGGTGGGCGCGTCGAGACGCAGCGGGTTGTCGCCGACGGGCAGGCCGAGGGTGTGCAGTTCGAGGTGGCCGTGGGCGCGGTGGGCGTGGACGGTTCCGGCGGGTACCCAGATGGCCCGGTTCCCGGGCGCGAACCACGTCCCGGCGTCGGTGGTGACGGCCAGCACGCCGGAACCCGCGTAGACGATCTGGTGGTTGTCGTGGCGGTGCGCGTCGACGCGCTCTCCGGCGGCCAGAGCGAGGATGTGGGCCGGCGCCGCGGGGGTGTGGCGGATGTTCGGCATACCTTGGCATTTTATCGGAAGCACGACAGCCGCGGCGGCCGTGACGATCGAGACATGTCAACGACTCGACCTCTTCTGCTGCTGGCCCTCGGGCACGCCTGTGTGGACGTCTACCAGGGCGCGGTGGCCGCCCTCGTGCCGTTCTTCCTCGCCGAGCGGGCCTACACCTACGCCGCGGCGTCCGGCATCGTCCTCGCCGCCTCGCTGCTCTCCTCGGTGGCCCAGCCGCTGTTCGGCGCGCTCACCGACAAGTGGCCGATGCCGTGGTTGCTGCCGGTGAGCACGCTGGCCGGAGGCGTCGGTGTCGCGCTCAGCGGCGTCGGGGGCTCGTACGCGCTGACGCTGGCGGTGGTCGCGGTGTCCGGGATCGGGGTGGCCGCGTACCATCCCGAGTCCGCCCGGATCGCCCGTGTCGCGAGCCGTGGCAGTCACACCGCGATGGGCTGGTTCTCCCTCGGGGGCAACCTCGGCTTCGCCACCGCTCCGCTCGCCGTCTCCGCCGTCGTCGCCACCGGCGGCCTGCGCGCCTCACCGCTGCTGATCGTCCCGGCCCTGGTGGGCGCCGCGCTGTGCGTGGCCGCCCTGCGTGCGGTCAACCCGCCCGCCCCGACCGGACGCACCGCGCCCGCCGACGCCCGCCCGGCGGGGAGGGACGACTGGCCGGCCTTCCTCAGGATGTCCGGGGCCATCGTGTGCCGCTCGATCGTCTTCGTCGGTCTGAGCGCCTTCATCTCCCTCTACGCGCGGCAGCGCAGCGGAGGAGGCGAAGTCGCGGGCACCGTGGCCCTGTTCGTGCTCTACCTCGGCGGTGCGATCGGCACCGTCGCGGGCGGCCGGCTCGCGACGCGTTACGGCCGCGTCCAGGTGGTGCGCTGGTCGTACGCGCTGACCGTGCCCGCCGTCGCCGGCATCGTGCTGGTCCCCGGGCCGCTGCTGTACCTGTGTGTCGCGCTGACCTCCGCCGGGCTGTACGTGCCCTTCTCCCTGCACGTCACCCTCGGCCAGGATTACCTGCCCCGGCGCGTCGGCACCGCCAGCGGCGTCACGTTGGGTCTGACGGTCAGCGTCGGTGGCATCGCCAGCCCCCTCATCGGCGCCGCGGCCGACGCGACCTCCCTGCAGACCGCCCTCGCCCCGCTCATCGCGCTGCCCGCGCTGGGCTGGCTGCTGTTGCGCACCCTGCACGAGCCCGCCATGCCCGAGGCCGCGGTGTCCGAGGCCGCGGTGTCCGCAGCCGCCGCGCCGGAAGCCGGTGCGCCGGAAGCCGGTGCGCCTGCCCCGGCCACGGCCGTCGCCCGCGCGCCGCACGGCGACACCGCGCGCACCACCGGCCCCTGACGCCCGTGCCCCCGGTGCCGCGGCCGGCAGGCCCGAGGGCATCGGGGCCCCGGGGGCCCGGGGGCAGCGGGAGGCCCGGGACTCGCCGGGCGAAGCGCCTCAGCGCGCCGAACGACCCAACAGGGCCTGGGCGATGGCGATCTGCGCGGGTTCGAGTTGCGTATTGCCGTCCTCGATGTCCCACAGCGCGTTCTGCAGCACGCGGCCGAGCGTCCAGCCGGTGGCCCGCCGCCGGTCCAGGCCGAGGACCTCGGTCAGCAGGTCGAAGCGGCGCAGCACCGCCCGCGCGACGTCGCCCGACGCCACCACCTCCGCCCACCGGTTGTGCAGTGCCGGCAGGAGTTCGAACCCGGGGTCCCCGGCCAGCGGCTCGGGGTCGATGGCCAGCCAGGGCTCCCGCTCGCCGGCGAGGACGTTGTCGTAGTGCAGGTCCCAGTGCAGCAGCCGGTCTCCGGGTTCACCGGCCAGCTCGGCGACGGCGGACGCGCAGCTGCGCACCAGTCGCCGTTCGGCGGGATCGTGCAGCGCCGGCACGGCCCGCGGGACCTGGTCGAGCATGGCGGCGGCGATGCCGGACAGCGTGCGCAGCCCCTCGGGGGCGGGCACCGAGGTCAGGCGGGCCATCAGCTCGGCGAGGATCTGCAGGGCCCGGCCGTCGTCGGCGACCGTGGACAGGGGGCGGCCGGCGTCGAGCCGTTCCAGCAGCTGGCTGCTGGATTCCTCGTCGTGGTCGAGCAGGCGGACGATGCCGTTGCCCCGCCATGTCCGCAGTCCGGTGGCCGCGCCCGCGGTCTCCTCCCGGAGCTGCTGGAGCTTGAGGGCGGCCGGGGTGCCGTCGGCGCGGAGCACGGGCAGGACGAGCGAGGCCATGCCGTGTGCGGAGGGACCGTCGGGCCGCAGGTCCCAGCGCTCCAGGAGGTCGCCGCCGAGGCGCGGCAGCCCGTCGAGCCAGGCGCGTGCCTCGGCGCCCAGCCCGCCGTAGGACACGGCGAACGCGTCGGGTACGTCGATAAAGGTCGGCGTCTTCATACGGGCAGTCTCCGTCACCGCCCGTACCGGCGTCCGAGCACTCGGACATCCGCCCCGGCAGACGTACGACTCCACACCGGCGTCATGAGCGATATGGCAAGGAAGATCCACATATGCCTTGTCTGCCGCGTACGGACGCGGTCACCACTCTCCGAGGTCACCGTGTCCACATAGCGTTCAGCTCCCGGGCCGCTCCGCGTCGGTTTGTATTCTCGGCAGGCGCCCCCCTTCGACGCGGCACCTGCGAGAGGAAGCACCATGACCACCGAGCTGAGCCCCGACGCCCTGACCGAGGTCCTTGCGCGGGCCCGCCAAGACTACCAGGACCTCACGGCCCGCGGGCTCTCCCTGAACCTCACCCGGGGCAAGCCGGCGCCGGAGCAGCTCGACCTCTCCGAGGAATTGCTGAACCTGCCCCTCGGAGTGCACACCTCCGCCGACGGCACGGACGTACGCAACTACGGCGGTCTGCAGGGACTG
The sequence above is a segment of the Streptomyces lydicus genome. Coding sequences within it:
- a CDS encoding MFS transporter, which produces MTSSAAGAAASAVPLPGARRDVRLFWWAGTCDALGSQVSGLVLPLLLLSLGWSPAEVGVVAGLSAAATLLLGPLAAVPADRGARKSVMVGAAVVSALAMACVAVTVGRETVLPAVLLTAVLVERCATSCYEAASLGTVALVSPPGEHRRVLSRLQAGERGALVLGPALGGLLFHTGRWLPFLADALSYAVAAGCIRAMRADLAPAREHGSPAGTPRRGPRALAAEAGAGVAVIRRDPFLRLAFVWLTAVNALLVALYYTTVFALQGGGRGAAALGLVLALAGAAGLGGALLAPALAGRHSARRVLVPVSWLLVPPAAALATAREGWQFGLLFGLLCVLTPLATVALQARVIQVTPPALQARTGTVLATAAGAGAALAPALAGLAADRAGAAVTFTGCALLLAVLALYATCTAPGLPRADAEGAA
- a CDS encoding S9 family peptidase — translated: MSAGDFRVYQPALPEVCPREPLRMVLAADADGRCEIFTWQAATGTARRVTDSRDGTLHCAIDADARVWWFAEDRNGLGQWYFEEFEGGGPRRPGLTGLRPGLPHGLAVSDAGTVAIGLGDGRGTTVHIGTPGGPARPVATVDGPALLAGISPSGGLLALSGPAGSERAVTLLTRTGAPLDRLSGRHGRLWALGFAPSTAGTELLLVQECGPESTAPHEQRDGRQRTAGDTLNSRYRLASWRPGNGLQPHDWCCFDTEITARWYPEGRRVLIRQDRHGRSTLVTADLDRRTLTPVPTPPGTVLDAAPHPGDDVHYLWTDTATPPRMRSTAGTRLPALATLPGRAPGRHGELWTDGPDGPVHTLLSRPESGSGGCPPLVFLVHGGPADHARDAYDPEVHSLVASGFAVARVNYRGSTGYGPRWRAAFGEGVGLTQVADLVAVRADLLRRGLAREDAIGLWGTSWGGYLTLLALGTRPGLWQAGVAVKPVADCAAAHRSGTPALRALDERLFGGTPETVPERYARSSPLHYAAAVRAPLLVAAATLDAKCPPGQVRSYLTALREAGVAHESLWLETGHDGYTGAHHMTVLTRAVRFLDRHLRRSGTAHRAPRPSVGGVPGETGTSGAPGSRGPIPDAVHRQNRRSSHAEGHHPQRPARG
- a CDS encoding RiPP maturation radical SAM C-methyltransferase — protein: MRVLLVNMPWSPIDLPSLALGILRRSVDERTSGRADVLHANLEFTDWITRRTAFTGDDYQFYALSSYFMGCGDWVFSSALYDDPEWRVPEFNASMRGKLKDARLRMSHELHRVVPEFVQEIAERIVAAGPDVVGFTSTFQQNTAALAAAKYVKRLAPHIRTVMGGANCDAEQGAATHRNFPFVDFVVRGEGEAAFPQLLTALDEDTELSAVPGLCHRGADGSSIANPMSTSPLPPVAILPPDYGGYFERLASSVARNWVEPKLVVEGARGCWWGEKHHCTFCGLNGSFMQFRSKSPDTFYKEIMDLARRHRVLDMYVVDNILDMGYLHSVLPRIIDSGYDLRMHIEIKANMRRPQLRTLAEAGMIYVQPGIESLNSRVLDLMDKGVSGCQNVRMLRDGAETGLSVSWNYLHGFPGETAADYEPVIAQIPALEHLNPPVDLSARIAIERFSPYFNRPELGFTGLRPEEHYRFTYDLPESELLDLAYVFEAPERGIGEPTVTALNDALGAWKKRHADSRLTHADLGDRIVLVSRRHAFDWNVMELTRPTDIETFRLLDQPHTPAALTRKLAARLPEHALDAAAVHVLLQHWVTLGLVFTDNGQYVHVAPAAVNEDLLRLDFMRHTHAAAAPADQPDAADRPVAAHA
- a CDS encoding DUF5825 family protein, with the protein product MPPTTTAPARGALTLSAWRDYDEDACALPGMGLGAVELTGPPEKYATRLWELGARRVRLTDPIDLTAVGDPDAAAHAVRRLCLVRDLTAHAVVVEWQLRLPPTPDDGWRDLSHLQPPLTLAGPADPAAALTRWRTEHYLCKCLWRQGPGFVQIRDRRWGELRRFTADEPAYHEAIGRLAYGAPPSAVPEAIAADFLQERLIARTGPLLWWLPYRVHRWIQEAMAI
- a CDS encoding AraC family transcriptional regulator; the protein is MPNIRHTPAAPAHILALAAGERVDAHRHDNHQIVYAGSGVLAVTTDAGTWFAPGNRAIWVPAGTVHAHRAHGHLELHTLGLPVGDNPLRLDAPTVLAVSPLLRELILAYTRDPTGTGPARRRLRAVLMDQLRASPHEPVQLPTATDPRLAAVCALLHTDPADPGTLAEFGARTHTGERTLSRLFRSEFGMTFPQWRTQLRLYHALKMLADDLPVTVVAHRCGWSSTSAFIDVFRRAYGYTPGTHNRRA
- a CDS encoding MFS transporter gives rise to the protein MSTTRPLLLLALGHACVDVYQGAVAALVPFFLAERAYTYAAASGIVLAASLLSSVAQPLFGALTDKWPMPWLLPVSTLAGGVGVALSGVGGSYALTLAVVAVSGIGVAAYHPESARIARVASRGSHTAMGWFSLGGNLGFATAPLAVSAVVATGGLRASPLLIVPALVGAALCVAALRAVNPPAPTGRTAPADARPAGRDDWPAFLRMSGAIVCRSIVFVGLSAFISLYARQRSGGGEVAGTVALFVLYLGGAIGTVAGGRLATRYGRVQVVRWSYALTVPAVAGIVLVPGPLLYLCVALTSAGLYVPFSLHVTLGQDYLPRRVGTASGVTLGLTVSVGGIASPLIGAAADATSLQTALAPLIALPALGWLLLRTLHEPAMPEAAVSEAAVSAAAAPEAGAPEAGAPAPATAVARAPHGDTARTTGP
- a CDS encoding aminoglycoside phosphotransferase family protein, which encodes MKTPTFIDVPDAFAVSYGGLGAEARAWLDGLPRLGGDLLERWDLRPDGPSAHGMASLVLPVLRADGTPAALKLQQLREETAGAATGLRTWRGNGIVRLLDHDEESSSQLLERLDAGRPLSTVADDGRALQILAELMARLTSVPAPEGLRTLSGIAAAMLDQVPRAVPALHDPAERRLVRSCASAVAELAGEPGDRLLHWDLHYDNVLAGEREPWLAIDPEPLAGDPGFELLPALHNRWAEVVASGDVARAVLRRFDLLTEVLGLDRRRATGWTLGRVLQNALWDIEDGNTQLEPAQIAIAQALLGRSAR